One region of Juglans microcarpa x Juglans regia isolate MS1-56 chromosome 7S, Jm3101_v1.0, whole genome shotgun sequence genomic DNA includes:
- the LOC121241310 gene encoding NDR1/HIN1-like protein 13, producing the protein MAERVHPHDSPPLAPALDETFSDSSETALKPAPTYSEKPVPQPGTYVIHIPKDQVYRVPPPENARRYKNLAGRGNRRPPCCLCLCWFLALTAIFLVLVAVAAGIFYLVVKPESPNYSVNAIAIRGLNLTTATSSSSILTVSPELDVTVRADNPNDKIGIHYQKDSSVEIYYTDVKLCNGALPAFYQPSNNVTVFRTALKGTRIELSSRVKSSLVEAQTRGNVPLELKIRAPVKIKVGSVKTWTITVKVDCDLTVDKLTANAKIVSNECDYGVDLW; encoded by the coding sequence ATGGCCGAACGAGTCCACCCGCATGACTCGCCCCCACTGGCACCTGCACTCGACGAAACCTTCTCCGACAGCTCTGAGACTGCGCTCAAACCCGCCCCTACGTATTCCGAGAAACCAGTGCCTCAGCCCGGAACCTATGTGATCCACATCCCCAAGGACCAGGTCTACCGTGTCCCTCCACCCGAGAACGCTCGCCGCTACAAGAACCTCGCTGGCCGTGGAAACCGCCGTCCACCCTGCTGCCTCTGCCTTTGCTGGTTCCTCGCACTCACTGCCATCTTCCTGGTCCTCGTCGCCGTCGCCGCAGGCATCTTCTACCTCGTCGTCAAGCCCGAATCGCCGAACTACTCGGTCAACGCAATCGCCATCAGGGGCCTCAACCTGACAACGGCGACATCGTCTTCTTCGATCCTCACGGTCTCGCCTGAGCTCGATGTCACCGTCAGAGCGGATAACCCCAACGACAAGATCGGAATCCACTACCAGAAGGACAGCTCCGTCGAGATCTACTATACGGACGTTAAACTGTGCAACGGCGCATTGCCGGCATTTTACCAGCCGTCGAACAACGTGACGGTCTTCCGGACGGCGCTAAAAGGGACCCGGATCGAGTTATCGAGCAGGGTGAAGAGCTCGTTGGTGGAGGCGCAGACGCGAGGTAACGTACCGTTAGAGTTGAAAATAAGAGCGCCGGTTAAGATCAAGGTGGGGTCCGTTAAGACGTGGACGATTACCGTTAAAGTGGACTGTGACTTAACGGTGGATAAATTAACGGCGAACGCGAAGATCGTTTCCAATGAATGTGACTATGGTGTGGATCTTTGGTAG